A region from the Thermincola ferriacetica genome encodes:
- a CDS encoding S1 RNA-binding domain-containing protein has product MAIEVGSILEGVVTGITNFGAFVELPGGETGLVHISEVAEAYVKDVKDYLKDKDKVKVKVIAIENGKIGLSIKQANPKPKHEKRYSASFEDMITKFMKDSDERQQDLRRSLDSKRGGRGRRR; this is encoded by the coding sequence ATGGCCATCGAGGTTGGTAGCATTTTAGAAGGAGTTGTAACGGGCATTACTAACTTTGGAGCTTTTGTGGAACTACCCGGAGGAGAAACGGGCCTGGTGCACATTTCCGAAGTGGCCGAGGCTTACGTTAAGGATGTCAAGGATTATCTTAAAGACAAAGACAAAGTGAAAGTTAAGGTTATTGCCATTGAAAACGGAAAGATCGGTTTGTCCATCAAACAGGCCAATCCCAAGCCAAAGCATGAAAAACGATACAGCGCGTCTTTTGAAGATATGATTACCAAATTTATGAAGGATAGCGATGAACGGCAGCAGGACCTTAGGCGCAGCCTTGACTCCAAAAGGGGTGGCCGTGGCAGGAGAAGATAA
- a CDS encoding FtsB family cell division protein, producing MVLSAKAKRQARVVSLPVHNPPLKKKKKHFKLGGPGIVLMITLGFAVYSFGGQMAETYNVQREVKEIQQEMEQLKKKNEELKKQINKLESQSWVEHAAREKLGLVKPGEKLILEVKPKDMKQITEEERKNIEVH from the coding sequence ATGGTATTATCGGCAAAAGCAAAAAGACAGGCCAGGGTAGTAAGTTTGCCCGTACACAACCCGCCTCTGAAAAAGAAGAAAAAACATTTTAAACTTGGTGGGCCGGGAATAGTATTAATGATTACTTTGGGTTTTGCCGTTTACTCTTTTGGCGGACAAATGGCCGAAACTTATAATGTCCAGCGGGAAGTAAAAGAGATTCAGCAGGAAATGGAACAATTGAAAAAGAAAAATGAGGAGTTGAAAAAACAGATTAATAAATTGGAATCTCAATCCTGGGTAGAACATGCGGCAAGAGAAAAGCTGGGTTTGGTAAAACCGGGTGAAAAGCTTATTCTGGAGGTAAAACCCAAGGATATGAAACAGATAACAGAAGAAGAAAGAAAAAATATTGAAGTTCATTAA
- a CDS encoding helix-turn-helix transcriptional regulator, whose protein sequence is MQIEIRGAEKLSFRERQVVTLKEMGYSNEKIGAKLGLTSSTVATLLNRARNKGYQVVIVIPGDSLGLFGSDEEESEA, encoded by the coding sequence ATGCAAATTGAAATAAGAGGCGCCGAAAAGTTAAGCTTTAGAGAACGGCAAGTTGTTACTTTAAAAGAGATGGGCTACTCGAATGAAAAGATTGGGGCTAAATTGGGTCTGACCAGTAGTACAGTGGCCACTCTTTTGAACCGTGCCAGGAATAAAGGTTATCAGGTAGTTATTGTTATTCCGGGGGATTCATTGGGGCTTTTTGGTTCTGATGAAGAGGAGAGTGAAGCTTAA
- the yabQ gene encoding spore cortex biosynthesis protein YabQ — MQNLSTQLFAFGVTVCGGFLLGLLFDFYRVARGVIRPKKIITHLGDLIFWIISTFIIFLFLLLGNWGEIRLYVFIGLLLGSTIYLKIFSSRVIKTILLIIKAIRTIKLEIVKVVLFLYRIVGYPVNLIRRVVLIPVGLIGSLLISIKTGIRRILSRLTIKGEKKDPPP, encoded by the coding sequence ATGCAGAATCTTTCAACCCAATTATTCGCTTTCGGAGTCACTGTTTGTGGGGGCTTTTTGTTAGGGTTATTGTTTGATTTTTACAGAGTGGCCCGGGGGGTAATCAGGCCCAAAAAGATAATTACTCATTTGGGAGACCTGATATTTTGGATAATTAGCACGTTTATTATTTTCCTTTTTCTGCTGTTGGGAAACTGGGGAGAAATACGGCTATATGTTTTTATTGGATTGCTGCTGGGTAGTACCATATATCTGAAAATATTCAGTTCAAGGGTCATTAAAACTATCCTCCTGATAATTAAGGCAATAAGAACCATAAAACTAGAAATAGTTAAAGTGGTTCTTTTTTTGTACCGGATAGTCGGTTACCCAGTAAATTTAATTAGGAGAGTAGTGCTTATACCTGTAGGATTAATTGGTTCTCTTCTAATTTCTATAAAAACAGGTATCCGGCGTATTTTATCCAGACTGACGATTAAAGGTGAAAAAAAGGATCCCCCTCCGTAA
- the yabP gene encoding sporulation protein YabP gives MNADRGTKYQMTMINREQLVVEGVEHVASFDEEEIVLDTKMGQLLLKGQNLHITQLNLDEGRLEVAGLIKSVDYDEEKAGRSRGWSKGLLDRILK, from the coding sequence ATGAACGCCGACAGAGGAACTAAATACCAAATGACGATGATCAACAGAGAACAGCTTGTGGTCGAAGGAGTAGAGCACGTGGCCAGTTTTGACGAAGAAGAAATTGTATTGGATACCAAAATGGGCCAACTGCTGCTGAAAGGGCAGAACCTGCATATAACCCAGTTAAACTTAGATGAAGGAAGGCTGGAAGTAGCTGGGTTGATTAAATCGGTGGATTACGATGAAGAAAAGGCTGGCCGCAGCCGCGGGTGGAGTAAAGGCCTTTTGGACCGGATTTTAAAGTAA
- a CDS encoding SpoIID/LytB domain-containing protein, with protein sequence MKLPKNKKGLCLVLGIIITLLFSGCPPKAKKPFEPKKVGKEPTITLYINETGERKRIPIEEYIQGVVAAEMDTSWPVNALAAQAILARTFTMKQIKTKGGVPQHKADASTSVEEFQAYDASKINDNVRKAVAMTRGEVIRYKGEYINAWFSACDGGESASAAEGLAYHKEKTPYIKAGVKDGCINITVPENKSWTIRFPLASVRGAVKEVTGKDPGPLNSSNVKIIKWGPSGRAESLRIGNTVVSGPALRLALGNDKMRSIFLNKFTVEGNNLVVSGKGYGHGVGMCQWGARKFAEQGKSPEDIIRFYFRDITIDKMWK encoded by the coding sequence ATGAAACTGCCGAAAAATAAAAAAGGTTTATGTTTAGTTTTAGGCATTATAATTACTCTGCTTTTTTCCGGCTGTCCGCCAAAAGCTAAAAAACCCTTTGAACCTAAAAAAGTGGGCAAGGAACCGACAATTACGCTATATATAAATGAAACCGGCGAAAGGAAACGAATCCCCATAGAAGAATATATCCAGGGGGTAGTGGCAGCTGAAATGGATACATCCTGGCCGGTTAATGCCCTTGCCGCCCAGGCCATTTTAGCCAGAACCTTCACCATGAAACAGATAAAAACGAAAGGCGGGGTACCGCAGCATAAAGCTGATGCTTCTACCAGCGTGGAGGAATTCCAGGCCTATGATGCAAGCAAGATCAATGATAATGTAAGAAAAGCGGTGGCAATGACGAGAGGTGAAGTAATCAGGTATAAAGGAGAATATATCAATGCCTGGTTCAGCGCCTGTGACGGGGGAGAATCAGCTTCCGCCGCTGAAGGATTGGCCTATCATAAAGAAAAAACTCCATATATAAAGGCCGGCGTAAAAGACGGTTGTATAAATATCACCGTCCCAGAAAATAAATCATGGACTATCCGGTTCCCTTTAGCGTCAGTAAGGGGGGCAGTAAAAGAAGTTACCGGGAAAGACCCGGGCCCGCTGAACAGCAGTAATGTAAAAATTATCAAATGGGGGCCGTCAGGGCGGGCTGAGTCTCTCAGGATAGGTAATACAGTGGTCAGTGGCCCTGCGCTTCGTTTGGCCTTGGGTAACGATAAAATGAGGTCTATTTTCCTGAACAAATTCACAGTAGAGGGTAATAACCTGGTAGTTTCCGGCAAGGGTTATGGCCACGGTGTCGGTATGTGCCAGTGGGGGGCCAGGAAATTTGCCGAGCAGGGTAAAAGCCCGGAAGATATTATCAGGTTTTACTTCCGGGACATAACTATTGATAAAATGTGGAAGTAG
- a CDS encoding RNA-binding S4 domain-containing protein, with protein MRLDKFLKISRIIKRRTLAKEVCDSGRAKVNERLAKPGTDVKPGDILDLDFGAKRIKVEILDTPENVRAYQAKEIYKVLEEIRIIQ; from the coding sequence GTGCGGCTGGATAAGTTTCTAAAGATATCCCGGATTATAAAACGCCGGACGTTGGCCAAGGAAGTATGTGACAGCGGGCGGGCCAAGGTAAACGAACGTTTGGCCAAACCCGGTACCGATGTTAAACCGGGAGATATCTTGGACTTGGATTTTGGCGCCAAAAGAATAAAGGTGGAAATTTTGGATACCCCTGAAAACGTCAGGGCATACCAGGCCAAAGAAATTTACAAGGTTCTCGAGGAAATCAGAATAATTCAATAG
- a CDS encoding methyl-accepting chemotaxis protein, which yields MKSLRTFFISMSLGITFVIFAALTAYNLFQFDDIIAGEVQNQLKTQAEKEANKFDSRLREIAKENILCAKNIEVSATIDTNNILKTIAGYIQLDPMVLGSGFWLEPGKYDPQKEFYGPYVYKDKGNIQVTWDYSNAQYNYFQYDWYKNGLQAVGKVAWTEPYHDPVLNLDMITSSSAIVKNGVPIGVTTTDINLDVLAEAVSKIKVGQTGYAFIITKQGFYMAHRDAKKNLKAKITDEKDANLKNLGNTIVNDTKSGILTTVIDGVNQYAVYAPIGDTGLKLVMFMPTNETTSGFNLTAFFVKNAGLFIVAIAVYGILLSILIKKKVIQPLKNLSNEAERIAGGDLTNLTSEETGRKDEIGILRKSFNTMVGQLRQLILHINQSADNIASTSQILAVNSNETEKSTQQVANAIQEVAKGTLEQTKLITETMKDVAQLDKILEGLAAGSQEQIRNIKGTNDFVNQMTASIDEVTSCAHAVAKSAEKTKEAAEKGDHAVKLTTEGMDSIKEKTFEASSKIKELGEHSQHIGEIIQVIDDIAEQTNLLALNAAIEAARAGEHGKGFAVVADEVRKLAERSGNATKEIAKLITDIQKLTAASVSAMEQGTVEVERGVGLASDARKALQEILQTVIDTYQQTQKILVAAEQMSTSSQKVVNAVNNVSTVNEEASTAIASVSETSHQVAQVMENIVAITEESSAAAEEVTASTEEMTASAGELSTVAEKLAGMSDELKRLITKFKF from the coding sequence ATGAAAAGTTTACGGACCTTTTTTATTAGCATGTCATTAGGCATAACATTCGTAATCTTTGCTGCTTTGACAGCATATAACCTGTTTCAATTTGATGACATAATAGCCGGTGAGGTGCAGAATCAGCTAAAGACCCAGGCGGAAAAGGAAGCAAATAAATTTGATAGCAGGTTGCGGGAAATAGCGAAGGAGAATATCCTTTGTGCAAAAAATATTGAAGTTTCGGCCACTATTGACACAAATAACATATTGAAAACAATTGCCGGTTATATTCAGCTTGACCCTATGGTTTTAGGTTCGGGATTTTGGTTGGAGCCGGGGAAATATGACCCTCAAAAAGAGTTTTATGGCCCCTATGTTTATAAAGATAAGGGGAATATACAGGTTACCTGGGATTACAGTAACGCCCAATATAACTATTTTCAGTACGATTGGTATAAAAACGGTTTACAAGCTGTCGGCAAAGTTGCCTGGACGGAACCTTATCATGACCCTGTCTTGAATTTGGATATGATTACGTCATCCAGCGCCATAGTTAAGAACGGGGTTCCCATTGGTGTTACTACTACTGATATAAATCTGGACGTGTTAGCGGAAGCTGTTTCCAAAATTAAGGTCGGACAAACCGGATACGCATTTATAATTACCAAACAAGGATTTTATATGGCCCATAGAGATGCAAAGAAGAACTTAAAGGCCAAAATTACGGACGAAAAAGATGCAAACCTGAAAAATCTGGGAAATACTATAGTAAATGATACTAAATCGGGAATCCTTACCACAGTAATTGATGGGGTCAACCAGTATGCAGTTTATGCCCCAATCGGAGATACAGGTTTAAAGCTGGTAATGTTTATGCCCACCAACGAAACAACCTCTGGCTTTAATTTAACCGCTTTTTTTGTAAAAAACGCCGGGTTATTTATTGTGGCTATAGCAGTTTATGGTATTTTACTGTCAATCCTGATTAAAAAGAAAGTAATTCAACCTTTGAAAAACCTGAGTAATGAAGCTGAAAGGATTGCCGGTGGAGACCTGACCAATCTAACATCGGAAGAGACAGGCCGGAAGGATGAGATAGGCATTTTAAGAAAATCCTTTAACACCATGGTTGGGCAACTTCGTCAGCTCATCTTACATATTAACCAGTCTGCAGATAATATAGCTTCCACAAGCCAAATATTGGCCGTAAATTCTAATGAAACGGAGAAATCTACGCAGCAGGTGGCTAATGCAATTCAGGAGGTAGCCAAAGGCACCTTGGAACAGACCAAGTTAATTACGGAAACAATGAAAGATGTGGCCCAGCTTGATAAGATACTGGAAGGATTGGCGGCAGGGTCCCAGGAACAAATTAGAAATATAAAGGGGACAAATGATTTTGTCAATCAGATGACCGCTTCAATCGACGAAGTCACGTCCTGCGCGCATGCTGTTGCCAAGTCGGCAGAAAAAACCAAAGAAGCGGCTGAAAAAGGAGATCACGCTGTTAAATTGACTACTGAGGGCATGGACAGTATTAAGGAAAAGACCTTCGAAGCCTCCAGTAAAATAAAAGAATTAGGGGAGCATTCGCAACATATTGGAGAAATAATTCAGGTTATTGATGATATAGCGGAACAAACCAACCTTTTGGCCTTAAATGCAGCCATTGAGGCGGCCCGGGCGGGGGAACACGGCAAAGGTTTTGCGGTAGTTGCCGACGAAGTAAGGAAACTGGCTGAAAGAAGCGGGAATGCTACCAAAGAAATTGCTAAATTAATCACGGATATTCAAAAACTGACGGCGGCCTCAGTATCTGCTATGGAGCAGGGAACGGTAGAAGTAGAACGCGGAGTTGGTTTGGCATCTGATGCCCGGAAAGCTTTGCAAGAAATTCTGCAAACTGTTATAGATACATATCAGCAGACCCAGAAAATATTGGTAGCCGCTGAACAAATGTCGACCAGCAGCCAGAAGGTCGTAAATGCCGTTAATAATGTCAGCACTGTAAACGAGGAGGCTTCAACGGCTATAGCAAGTGTTTCTGAAACAAGTCACCAGGTGGCTCAGGTTATGGAAAATATTGTGGCCATCACAGAAGAAAGTTCGGCTGCTGCCGAAGAGGTTACCGCCTCTACCGAAGAAATGACTGCTTCTGCCGGCGAACTTTCCACCGTAGCGGAAAAGCTGGCGGGAATGTCCGATGAACTTAAAAGACTGATAACGAAGTTCAAATTTTAA
- a CDS encoding HU family DNA-binding protein encodes MNKQDLVSSVAEKAGLTKKDADKAVSAVFASIEEALAKGDKVQLVGFGTFEVRERAARKGRNPQTGAVIEIAAAKVPAFKAGKALKDAVS; translated from the coding sequence GTGAACAAACAAGATTTAGTAAGCAGTGTAGCAGAAAAAGCCGGTTTGACAAAAAAAGATGCCGACAAAGCTGTTAGCGCAGTTTTTGCCAGCATTGAAGAAGCTTTGGCTAAAGGTGACAAAGTACAACTGGTTGGCTTCGGTACTTTTGAAGTGCGTGAAAGGGCCGCCCGTAAGGGCCGTAATCCTCAGACCGGAGCTGTTATCGAGATTGCTGCGGCCAAGGTTCCTGCTTTTAAGGCTGGCAAGGCTTTAAAAGATGCCGTTTCCTAA